One Gloeobacter morelensis MG652769 DNA window includes the following coding sequences:
- a CDS encoding class II fructose-bisphosphate aldolase, whose protein sequence is MLSSTIELLRTARRSAYAIGAFNVYNLEGVLAVVRASEETASPAMLQLHPSALRFGGPPLVALCLEAARESQVPIAVHLDHSSSAQDIRYALEVRLPSVMADGSHLPYQQNLEFTRQMTRLAHSFGAAVEAEIGRISGSEDGLSVSELEAKMTDPLQAREFVEATEVDALAVTIGNVHGKYRGEPKLDFDRLARIRELIEIPLVLHGTSGLPAELIGESIRLGVCKFNVNTEVRGAYLRNLKESFTREPAIDLLDLMEGGIAAMQSVVRNMLELFGSVGKAHLHQSPYTASLLREF, encoded by the coding sequence ATGCTCAGTTCGACCATTGAGCTGTTGCGCACGGCGCGCCGAAGCGCCTACGCCATCGGTGCATTCAACGTCTACAACCTCGAAGGGGTCTTGGCGGTAGTCCGGGCGTCTGAGGAAACTGCGAGCCCCGCCATGCTCCAATTGCACCCGAGTGCGCTGCGCTTCGGTGGCCCGCCCCTGGTGGCTCTCTGCCTGGAGGCGGCCCGAGAATCGCAGGTGCCCATCGCCGTTCACCTGGATCACAGCTCCTCCGCCCAGGACATTCGCTACGCCCTGGAGGTGCGTCTGCCCTCGGTGATGGCCGATGGTTCCCATCTGCCCTATCAGCAAAATCTCGAATTTACCCGCCAGATGACCCGGTTGGCCCACAGCTTCGGAGCAGCGGTGGAGGCGGAGATTGGCCGCATCAGCGGCAGCGAGGACGGTCTGAGCGTTTCGGAACTGGAGGCGAAGATGACCGACCCGCTACAGGCGCGCGAATTCGTCGAAGCGACCGAAGTCGACGCCCTCGCCGTCACGATCGGCAACGTCCACGGCAAGTACCGGGGAGAACCCAAACTAGACTTCGACCGCCTCGCCAGAATCCGGGAACTGATCGAAATTCCGCTGGTGCTGCACGGCACCTCCGGACTACCCGCCGAACTGATCGGCGAATCGATCCGGCTGGGGGTCTGCAAGTTCAACGTCAACACCGAGGTGCGCGGAGCGTACCTGCGCAATCTCAAAGAGAGCTTCACCCGCGAACCCGCCATCGATCTGTTGGATTTGATGGAAGGCGGCATCGCCGCGATGCAGTCGGTG
- a CDS encoding pirin family protein, translated as MQTIATVGRPRTVSWVLTARPTSDGDDVNLYRTIGDPSLRDLDPFLLLDEFRSEEATESLPGFPDHPHRGFETVTYLLAGRVRHADNKGHQGALEAGGVQWMTAGRGIVHSEMLEQQDDRIRGFQLWLNLPAKDKMVPPRYQEFAPEAIPAVTGPNGECIRVIAGRVGAVEGPVRGIATDPLYLDIALLPHSRFVQIIPAGHTAFAYIFEGQAEIGATEEAPGEPRGERQLAVLGDGDSVTLVTGETPARLLLVAARPLDEPVVRYGPFVMNTQLEIWEAVQDYHTGKF; from the coding sequence ATGCAAACTATCGCGACTGTCGGCCGTCCGCGCACGGTCAGCTGGGTGCTCACCGCCCGCCCAACCAGCGACGGCGACGATGTGAATCTCTACCGCACCATCGGCGATCCGTCGCTGCGCGACCTCGATCCCTTCTTGCTTCTGGACGAATTTCGTTCTGAGGAGGCGACCGAGTCGTTGCCGGGCTTTCCGGATCATCCGCACCGCGGCTTTGAGACGGTGACCTATCTGCTGGCCGGGCGGGTGCGCCACGCCGACAACAAAGGCCACCAGGGAGCCCTTGAAGCCGGGGGGGTGCAGTGGATGACCGCCGGGCGGGGCATTGTCCACTCCGAGATGCTCGAGCAGCAGGACGACCGCATCCGGGGCTTTCAGCTCTGGCTCAACCTGCCTGCTAAAGACAAGATGGTCCCGCCGCGCTACCAGGAATTTGCCCCCGAGGCGATCCCTGCAGTGACGGGGCCGAACGGCGAGTGCATTCGGGTGATCGCAGGCCGGGTGGGGGCAGTCGAAGGTCCGGTGCGCGGCATCGCCACCGACCCGCTCTATCTGGATATCGCCCTGCTGCCTCATAGCCGCTTCGTACAGATAATTCCGGCTGGTCATACCGCCTTCGCCTACATTTTTGAGGGCCAGGCGGAGATCGGGGCGACGGAGGAGGCTCCCGGCGAGCCGCGCGGCGAGCGCCAACTCGCGGTATTGGGCGATGGCGATTCGGTAACCCTGGTAACCGGCGAGACACCTGCGCGGCTGTTGCTCGTGGCGGCGCGGCCCCTGGATGAACCTGTGGTGCGCTACGGTCCATTTGTGATGAACACCCAGCTTGAAATCTGGGAAGCTGTTCAGGACTACCACACCGGCAAGTTCTGA
- a CDS encoding ATP-dependent Clp protease adaptor ClpS, translated as MERMVLAPTAVSAPPLPTKTPLDPVKTPEKTPLRWRDWVVRLFNDPVNKFEHVVESLCKHVPGMSQDMAWSVAWQAHREGVAATYQGPREVAELVCEKLVREGLISDCCES; from the coding sequence ATGGAGCGCATGGTTCTCGCACCCACTGCCGTCTCAGCACCGCCTTTGCCCACCAAGACGCCCCTCGACCCGGTCAAGACACCGGAGAAGACGCCCCTGCGCTGGCGCGACTGGGTGGTGCGGCTGTTCAATGACCCGGTCAACAAGTTCGAACACGTCGTCGAAAGCCTTTGCAAGCACGTGCCGGGTATGTCGCAGGATATGGCCTGGTCGGTGGCCTGGCAGGCCCACCGCGAAGGGGTGGCTGCCACCTACCAGGGGCCGCGCGAAGTGGCCGAACTGGTCTGCGAAAAACTGGTCCGCGAAGGACTCATTTCCGACTGCTGCGAAAGCTGA
- a CDS encoding RNA recognition motif domain-containing protein, whose translation MTVFVGNLPFSVTEQDITEAFSEYGTVKSVKIPTDRETGRPRGFAFVEMADEEEAKVIESLDGATWDNRQIRVNKAEPRPERSGGGGGGGGYRGSGGGGGGGYRGSGGGGGGQRPRY comes from the coding sequence ATGACAGTTTTTGTGGGCAACCTGCCCTTCTCGGTCACTGAGCAGGATATCACCGAGGCTTTTAGCGAATACGGCACTGTCAAATCGGTGAAGATTCCTACCGACCGTGAGACTGGTAGACCCCGCGGCTTCGCCTTCGTCGAAATGGCCGATGAAGAAGAAGCAAAAGTGATCGAATCGCTCGACGGTGCCACCTGGGACAACCGTCAGATCCGCGTCAACAAGGCTGAACCTCGCCCCGAGCGCAGTGGCGGCGGCGGTGGCGGCGGCGGCTATCGTGGCAGCGGTGGCGGCGGCGGCGGCGGCTATCGTGGCAGCGGTGGCGGTGGCGGCGGTCAGCGGCCTCGCTATTGA
- the rpsU gene encoding 30S ribosomal protein S21: MAQVRVGQDESIESALRRFKRTVAKAGILAEAKRHRHFETPIEKRRRKAIARRRRYPRR, from the coding sequence ATGGCGCAAGTGAGAGTCGGCCAGGATGAGAGTATCGAATCGGCCCTGCGGCGCTTCAAGCGAACTGTGGCCAAAGCCGGCATTCTGGCCGAAGCGAAGCGCCATCGTCATTTCGAGACGCCCATCGAGAAACGGCGGCGCAAGGCGATTGCCAGAAGACGCCGCTACCCCCGCCGGTAA
- a CDS encoding amidohydrolase family protein, giving the protein MLDLIIRGGNLPDGSSPVDIAVAEGRIAAIAPRLEAEAREQIDARGRLVSPPFIDSHFHIDSTLTFGRPRVNASGTLLEGIALWGELRPQLTFEEIKRRALRFCRWAIARGNLAVRSHVDVCDPSLAAVQALLEVRAQIKPYLDLQLVAFPQQGYLRCREAPGLLERALDLGVEVVGGIPHFERTAAEGALSVRKLCELAAERGLPVDMHCDESDDPHSRFVENLACETERLGLHGRVTGSHLTSLHSMDNYYASKLIDLMAEARLNVVANPLINITLQGRHDTYPKRRGLTRIREQMAAGLTVALGHDCVLDPWYPLGSHDMLEVVHMAVHVAQMTGTAQMHALFDAVTVNAARVLELADYGLVPGCHADMVILQARDPIEAIRLRPARLWVIRRGRVIARTEPVLPQVALDGLWQPVDFGLPEASA; this is encoded by the coding sequence ATGCTGGATCTGATCATTCGCGGAGGAAATCTGCCGGACGGGAGCAGCCCGGTGGATATCGCTGTTGCGGAGGGTCGGATTGCAGCGATTGCCCCTCGCCTAGAGGCGGAGGCCCGCGAGCAGATTGACGCCCGTGGGCGATTGGTGAGCCCGCCTTTTATCGACAGCCACTTTCACATCGATTCGACGCTTACCTTCGGCCGACCGCGGGTCAACGCAAGCGGCACGCTGCTGGAGGGGATCGCCTTGTGGGGCGAGTTGCGCCCGCAGCTGACCTTCGAAGAAATTAAGAGAAGGGCCCTCCGGTTCTGCCGGTGGGCTATCGCCCGGGGCAATCTGGCCGTCCGCAGCCACGTCGATGTCTGCGATCCGTCTCTTGCGGCGGTGCAGGCGCTGCTGGAGGTGCGCGCCCAGATCAAGCCCTATTTGGATCTGCAACTGGTTGCCTTTCCCCAGCAGGGCTACTTGCGCTGCCGCGAAGCGCCTGGACTGCTCGAGCGCGCTCTGGATCTGGGGGTGGAGGTGGTCGGGGGCATTCCCCACTTCGAGCGCACCGCCGCCGAGGGTGCGCTCTCGGTGCGCAAGTTGTGCGAACTGGCCGCTGAGCGCGGCTTGCCCGTCGATATGCACTGCGACGAGAGCGACGATCCCCACTCGCGTTTCGTCGAAAACCTGGCCTGTGAAACGGAGCGGCTGGGGCTGCACGGCAGGGTGACAGGCTCGCACCTCACCTCGCTGCACTCGATGGACAACTACTACGCCAGCAAGCTCATCGACTTGATGGCCGAGGCGCGCTTGAACGTAGTGGCCAATCCGCTCATCAACATCACCCTGCAGGGCCGCCACGACACCTACCCGAAGCGGCGGGGGCTGACCCGCATCCGCGAGCAGATGGCGGCGGGGCTCACCGTCGCCCTGGGCCACGACTGCGTGCTGGATCCGTGGTATCCGCTGGGTAGCCACGACATGCTCGAAGTGGTTCACATGGCGGTGCACGTCGCCCAGATGACCGGTACTGCCCAGATGCACGCCCTCTTTGACGCCGTCACCGTGAACGCTGCCCGGGTGCTGGAACTGGCGGACTACGGTCTTGTCCCCGGTTGCCATGCAGATATGGTCATCCTGCAGGCGCGCGATCCGATCGAAGCGATCCGCCTCAGGCCGGCGCGGCTATGGGTGATCCGCCGCGGCCGGGTGATCGCCCGTACCGAACCTGTCCTCCCGCAGGTAGCGCTCGATGGCTTGTGGCAACCGGTCGATTTTGGGCTTCCCGAAGCGTCCGCTTAA